In the genome of Daucus carota subsp. sativus chromosome 9, DH1 v3.0, whole genome shotgun sequence, the window aaatttaatttatatcataaatcatTCATACAATATTcgccaaattcaaacaaccatatCAAATTGTACTTGAACAATAGTACTACAACAATAAAAACAACTACAGAATCAACTGTCTCTCGATGAAGTCCCTCCATGCTTTCCCGGGCTCTGGAAATCCATCTCGTTCCCGTATCTCGTTGTTTTTCTTCGccccttcttcttctccaaTATCAGGGTCATGCACAACTCTCGGGAAAGCAAGCTCTGTAGGATATCGAGGATCACCCTTGTTTGGAATTGGCTCAAAGATACCATTATAAATCTTCGACTGGTTCTCTACATACCAATCTCCAACAAACGAATGGAAGTTCATCTTCACATGTGAACAACAAGCAATTACATGGGAACAAGAGATTCTATAAGTTTGCAATTTTCCACACGTACAACTAGACTCCATAAGACGAACCGTGTGTGTGTTTCCTCCTTTCAACTCATCTCTCCTTGTAACTACTTGGAATAACCAAGTCCCCCGATCAAATATCTTCACACTATGTCCCGTGGAATGTCTTACAGCACGGTTCAAGAAATTGGATGCATATTTGGTGAAAATCTGACCTTTCGATACTTGTGATGCAATCTCAAGACGACGTTGATCAAAGTACTCAACCGTCTTATGGAATAGTACTCGCACCAATGAAGTAAGCGGGAGCCTCCGAGCGTCGACAATTGCTTTGTTCCAACTCTCAGCGTGGTTGGTAGTCATGATGCCAAAACGATGATGCTCGTGGTCATGTGCCAGTGACCAGTTCCTTACTGGTTTGTCCTCAAACCATGTAACTGCTCGGGGCTCTAGTGCCAACAACTCCCCCCATAGTAGTTTAAATTTCTTAGGCTGGACTTGATATGCCAACTCAACCAATCTATCCTTCAATCCAGCTTTCTTGAATTTGGTGGCAAAGTTTGTGGCAAAATGTCTCACACAGTACCGATGATGATCAAGTGGCTCACACCATCCCGACTTCTGCATAGCTGCCATGATCCCTAAATGTTTATCAGAAATGACACATATCCCGTGCCTCCGACCAACCACCAACCTCCTCAACCTATCCATGAACCAATCCCAGCTAGAGTTTTTCTCCGACTCCACTATAGCAAACGCCAATGGTAGAATGTGACTAAACCCATCTACAGCTGTTGCACTCAGAAGAACACCCGGATATGGTCCATACAAATGAGTCCCGTCTATCAGTATGACGGGTCTGCAATACTCAAAGCCATCAATGtagggcttaaaagcccagaaCAATCTCATAAATGTCACTTCCTGTTCCAAATAACAAACATTACATTAGAAAATGAATAACGGCGTCTTGATCCttaatgaaaatgaattaaGTTACACAGTGATAGATAATACCTCTAGTTGCTCTGCATCATCCTCCCTGAAGCACCAATCCACCTTCGTGCCCACATTGAAGGACTGAAGAGCTTCCATCAAATGTGGTAAGTCCTCGTATGATCCTTCCTACGAGCCATGAATATCCTCCATCCGCTCTAAATGGGATCACGAGACCTATGAGTGGCCTGTAAGTGAAGGAGGCTAGGATCACGAGGTCCCCGGTCTTTAATAATAGCCTGTGGAACAAGAAGAATGAATATACAAAGTCAGCACATCATACTAACTTTAGAGAGAAACTAATTAAAACAAAGCAACTAGTTAATCTTGAAATGGGAACTATAATTTGGTTGAGTGTGTGTGTTTTTGAATATtagtgaaacaacttgttagttGGCTATTTAATTAGACAAATGCACAAGTAAAGCAACTAAGCTGAAAGCTCATCTGCACACCaccaataaaacaaaacaaacaaataaagcCTGGCCTAATCAACTCATCAGTAATTACATCATAAAAGGCAACAAgaatcaatttaaaattatttgcatAGATGCTACATTAAAACGATACTGGTATACAAATTACAGCCAATCACATCCAGGGCTCAATCACAACCAGGGCTCAATCTATAATTTCAGACTATAAGTCATCGAAGAGCTAGCtgaactaatatctaaattcaaCTCAGATCAACAATCGAATTGCTTATCCATAATCTCAATTGACTATATACGAGGAGAGcctaattaattcataatatgaCATTTCAGCTTTTGTAATCCACAATTAtcccaattaattaaaaaagtgAACATTTCACTGCACTGAATTATTCTACATCACAACTAAATAAGGAGAAAAAGTGTGAAGCGGCAAATTCCAAGAACAATCGTGAGGTTGCTTCTAGacaaacaattaaattaaagaGGCAGTAGCATCATATGCAAAGTCTTTTAGAATGTGATAAAAGTGGAAGCTCTAATCACATTTTAATTCCATAAAAACCAAGCCAAGAACACTAGTAGTGCAGAATGTTATGTTAGAATGTTCTGAACGATGAAATGACAACACTAATGAATAAAAGACGCAATATAAAAATACTAGGATAGAATGCTAGTAGGTCACTGTAATTGCACCAGGCCCTAATGGCCTTGTTACAGTAGGCATCGAAACAGAACAGGCCAGCATTATCTGTTTAATTTAAACTGTAGTTACTCCTAAAATCCATACAAACCTTTTATCAAACACATAGCACACATACATTAAAAAGCAATATAAAATTCAGCAGAGTTGTTAGTGCTCGTGTAATCATTTGGTGATCTCATAACTTACTTGAAAATCCATGATTATTTTGCTCAAATGGTTGAATCAATAGCTTGATTGCAGTGGCGTTGGTGATTGTAgagctaatatatatataaacaaccgCAGTGATTAGCCGTTGGTGTTTAAAAGGGgctatatataaacataaaagACGCTACTTCGCCTAGCATTTTGGTTTGTAATAATATCTAAAACGCTACACTAAGTACCGTTTTTCCTAAATAGTAAAACGCTAATTGCCTTGCGTCTCTGTTTGTCATTTAAGGCCATTTTTTCAAAACAGATTATTTGGGGCATTAAACCCAATAATATTGTTATCTGGGGCTTTTTTCTAAAAGACAGCGAAACCCGTGGCATGACCTGGTGAGCAGAAATAAGCTGCAATCAACAGAGGGGCAGAGGTGAATTGAGTTGAGTATGGAGAAACATGAATTTCGTCAAATACTTGAACTCTTTCCTATCGTGAGATCTCGCAACTATCGGgtaaacttgcttctatcctACTACGCTTTTGTTTCTCcgattttaattcaataattgtTTATTAATCTACACATACATCACCTAATTATTGTTGAGTATTCTGGCGATGTTTTGTAATTTTAGTAAGCAGAGCATATCGTTATACACTACTGCAATTGAGAGTTCTCATTCAACTCAATTCAACACTGTTGTTATATGTTTCAagatattatatgttattatacGAATTTCTCTAATTTgtcattaaaatttcatttccaTTCActcgtatttttttttttttaaatgaaaagagTAGAAGCTGTGATCCGCGATTAATAGTGATATTGCCAATGGAACAAATTGTGCAGTATTTTGGATGGAGAGAATGCTAAGTTCTTTTTTGGATCCAGATTTGGATTGTAGATTGTAATGTCGGGCCAAGTGCTTGAATTTTGTTATTAGAATGTCTGAAGAGAGACAAGTGTGGAGACTACAAGAATTGGATTTACATGTTTGATAAATCTAACAAAATTTGAAACTTGGAGTACAGGATGTTATGGTCATCACtcagttttaaaatatgaattatgcACTCATCTACCTAAAAGTTAAAAgctagagctgtaattcgagtcgggcggctcgcgagctcgcccgactcgaactcgtttaagtaggctcgactcggctcgtttagttaaacgagccgagctcgggcAAAGGTTCCGGCTCGTTTAagtaaacgagccggctcgactcgactcgtgaaattaaacgagccgagttcgggtagaggtttaggctcgattaagtgtaaaattaaacgagccgctcGCCCGACTCgctaaaaccggctcgtttagctaaacgagccggctcgactcgactcgtgaaattaaccgagtcgagttcgggcagggatttaggctcgattagttaaacgagccggctcggctcggctcgattaacttCGGCTCGAATTAAgcccggctcgaaactcggctcgcTCGGCCCGAATTACACCCCTATTAAAAGCACATAAGGGTGCACCGGGTAATGATGTTGATTAAGAATATATTGTAGCTACACTTGTTTTGTTATATAGAGCCACTAAACACAGTTTATTAAGGTCATTGTAGATGGAACTTACTATGTTGAAAGtaagatttaattatttattatccaAATTGGTGTTTCTAACATGTTTTTTCATTCGGAGATCTTGAACATTTTGGTTTCACAATTGTTCTGTTATCTCTATTCTTAATGGTATGATCATGTCATATCCCAAATGTATAGCACCTTACATTTATATCTGACTGAACCGTCATATACATAGGGCACGAGTTCAATACTATCTTCTGCTGTCCTTGTTTGAACTTGTAATTCATTATTTCAGGCTGACTCGGAATCATCAACACAAGCAACCTCCCGCTCCATCCAGAATGAGCAGGTATCATTTGTATCTTCGTGCTTAGTACTTACCTTCTAGCTTAGCATGCTAATAGTGGAGCTTCATCAGGTAGATGACTGGCAGGATGCTTGGGATTCAGAGTCAAACAAGGATATTGATATTAAAGGAATTGAAGAACATGGTATGCattgatatatgtatataggttTCACTGTTATtgcttacatgtatatatgaatGATATTTATATGTAACAAATTTAAGTGTGGAAATGGAAGAGTAGTACTACACAACTAGGAGACACATTAGTGTATGCATGTGAacctaataaaaataaatattagaaggtTTATAGTCAAAGTAATTGtatttatttaagattttcTCAACATGTCAAGACTGATCTTAAAAATgtcccttttttttttgatcCTTGTGATTATAATACTGAGGATTACACTAGCTTCTCCAGGATCTGTTTTATCAAATTTGGCAAACAGTGATGATTTATTTTGGTTGATATATATTTGTGTCAATATCATCAGACCATCTACATATACGTGGATAGAGTGCAAATGCCATTTTTATACTTATAATACATGCATTTCTCACTTCCATCAACACTGAAGTCATCTGACATCATAAGATTGTGAAACTTCTCATGCCATAGTGTAGGCAGTTGCTTTAGTCTATACAAGGTCGTATTTAACTTGCCCACATTTTGTTCTTGCCCATGAATCACAAAACC includes:
- the LOC108201374 gene encoding uncharacterized protein LOC108201374; its protein translation is MEALQSFNVGTKVDWCFREDDAEQLEEVTFMRLFWAFKPYIDGFEYCRPVILIDGTHLYGPYPGVLLSATAVDGFSHILPLAFAIVESEKNSSWDWFMDRLRRLVVGRRHGICVISDKHLGIMAAMQKSGWCEPLDHHRYCVRHFATNFATKFKKAGLKDRLVELAYQVQPKKFKLLWGELLALEPRAVTWFEDKPVRNWSLAHDHEHHRFGIMTTNHAESWNKAIVDARRLPLTSLVRVLFHKTVEYFDQRRLEIASQVSKGQIFTKYASNFLNRAVRHSTGHSVKIFDRGTWLFQVVTRRDELKGGNTHTVRLMESSCTCGKLQTYRISCSHVIACCSHVKMNFHSFVGDWYVENQSKIYNGIFEPIPNKGDPRYPTELAFPRVVHDPDIGEEEGAKKNNEIRERDGFPEPGKAWRDFIERQLIL
- the LOC108200838 gene encoding uncharacterized protein LOC108200838, with the translated sequence MEKHEFRQILELFPIVRSRNYRADSESSTQATSRSIQNEQVDDWQDAWDSESNKDIDIKGIEEHDGFWEKLRSAAAKKLGAAEADRFCKEFQHVHKKLVHEELSLDAARRFLNSTKACGKC